The following proteins are encoded in a genomic region of Magnolia sinica isolate HGM2019 chromosome 1, MsV1, whole genome shotgun sequence:
- the LOC131226172 gene encoding cysteine-rich repeat secretory protein 38-like, whose translation MKHYCPNQTDSVIRNNDCLLRYSERNLSSQITNGIEYTLRNVTNVTDPIALNKQLLTLISNLTAAVASSPSVYATGEIQVTSSQNIYGLAHCASELLATDCFTCLQSSVNLIPSCCAGKSGVIYTGYQIELKGTN comes from the coding sequence ATGAAGCATTACTGCCCAAATCAAACGGATTCAGTCATTCGTAACAACGACTGTCTCCTGCGTTATTCAGAACGGAACTTGAGCTCCCAGATTACAAATGGAATCGAGTATACGCTTCGAAATGTAACGAACGTAACAGACCCGATAGCTTTAAACAAGCAATTGCTGACATTGATATCGAATCTCACAGCTGCTGTTGCTTCCAGTCCTTCCGTATACGCCACTGGAGAGATCCAGGTTACCAGCTCTCAGAATATATACGGACTAGCACACTGCGCTAGTGAGTTATTGGCAACCGACTGCTTCACCTGTCTGCAATCTTCAGTCAACCTTATCCCGAGCTGTTGTGCCGGAAAATCAGGAGTTATCTACACGGGTTACCAAATAGAACTCAAAGGCACTAATTAA
- the LOC131238321 gene encoding cysteine-rich receptor-like protein kinase 6, whose translation MNPKISDFGMARIFGGNQSQGSTKRVVGTYGYMAPEYAMAGLFSVKSDVFSFGVLLLEIVSGKKNTDQHFPGDAQSLLTYAWRLWCEGKFLELIDPLITEACPTEDVLRCVHIGLLCVQENAANRPTMSSVVVMLKSDPMTLPQATQPGFFVGRAVIDSNQLSGGVKPCSTNGVTISNIEPR comes from the exons ATGAAtccaaaaatttcagattttggcATGGCGAGGATTTTTGGAGGAAACCAAAGTCAAGGGAGTACTAAAAGAGTCGTTGGAACTTA TGGATACATGGCTCCTGAGTATGCAATGGCAGGATTGTTTTCAGTGAAGTCTGATGTGTTTAGCTTTGGCGTCTTACTGCTAGAGATTGTAAGCGGGAAAAAGAACACTGATCAACATTTCCCCGGAGATGCCCAGAGCCTCCTCACTTAC GCATGGAGACTATGGTGTGAAGGAAAGTTCTTGGAATTGATCGATCCATTGATCACAGAGGCATGTCCCACTGAAGATGTGCTGAGATGCGTCCATATTGGGCTATTGTGCGTTCAAGAAAATGCGGCGAACCGGCCCACCATGTCATCTGTAGTTGTTATGCTGAAAAGTGACCCAATGACACTACCCCAAGCCACACAGCCCGGATTTTTTGTGGGAAGAGCTGTCATTGATTCGAATCAACTATCAGGAGGTGTCAAACCATGTTCTACCAATGGAGTTACCATCTCTAACATTGAACCGAGGTGA